One region of Sulfurisphaera ohwakuensis genomic DNA includes:
- a CDS encoding MFS transporter — translation MVQFIFAFVGSQILFGFTVYSVNVLKISSLLIGYFISLNSLITSLFQEPIGRFMIKLNLKYMYILGSLIFSLSYLSIIYIKNIIGLTIFIILISLGEIILNPIILSVSYIISRKYHGNEIGIAMAYTRMAEGLGRAFSTSITAYLFSVNDYRLDFILLSLVGIVSLIANRVIYTSLRNNF, via the coding sequence GTGGTTCAATTTATATTTGCCTTTGTGGGTTCACAAATACTCTTTGGTTTTACAGTCTATTCCGTAAATGTTCTTAAAATATCCAGCTTACTAATAGGATACTTTATTTCACTAAATAGCTTAATAACCTCATTATTTCAAGAGCCAATAGGGAGATTCATGATAAAATTAAACTTAAAGTATATGTACATTCTAGGCTCTTTAATCTTCTCCTTATCATATTTAAGCATTATTTACATTAAAAATATAATTGGACTTACAATTTTTATAATACTCATATCACTAGGAGAAATTATTTTGAACCCTATAATTTTATCAGTATCTTATATAATATCACGCAAATATCACGGAAACGAAATAGGTATTGCAATGGCATATACAAGAATGGCTGAAGGACTTGGGAGAGCCTTCTCCACCTCTATCACAGCCTATCTATTTTCTGTTAATGATTATAGACTGGACTTTATTTTACTCTCCTTAGTGGGAATAGTAAGCCTTATAGCAAATAGAGTTATTTACACTTCACTAAGAAACAACTTTTAA
- a CDS encoding MFS transporter, with protein MIYKAIFSINIIRFSSLTAIWTYTAIALYNFYHLSPLLIILYYSFGYPILVSSYILAGYLTDNIGTKNTMIISLLFTSIILLLGFFLTSGICGIIILSTQAFFNSLYVTSSSTATGSLSKTSVKDLILSFSRFRAGINLGWLIGPIIGGLIYHYLG; from the coding sequence TTGATATATAAAGCAATTTTTTCTATAAATATTATCAGATTTTCTTCTTTAACAGCTATATGGACTTATACTGCCATAGCTCTTTACAACTTTTATCATTTATCACCACTTCTAATCATATTATACTATTCTTTCGGTTATCCTATACTTGTATCGTCTTATATCTTAGCAGGTTACCTAACTGACAATATAGGAACAAAAAACACTATGATAATTTCACTACTTTTCACTTCTATAATATTACTTCTAGGTTTCTTTCTAACTAGCGGAATATGTGGAATTATAATACTAAGTACTCAAGCATTTTTCAATTCTTTATACGTAACATCATCTTCAACAGCTACAGGTAGCCTAAGTAAAACTTCAGTAAAGGACCTTATATTATCTTTTTCTAGGTTTAGAGCAGGAATAAATTTAGGTTGGCTTATTGGTCCCATAATAGGGGGGTTAATATATCACTATCTTGGTTAG
- a CDS encoding type II secretion system F family protein has protein sequence MKPEVSFKISPINFPFTLIISIIALALTLVSFKIYIMNAQYLQSLLLGLSSYSAVITSYNYKHRYDDYLEKIIIPLVEKAKVIEDPNNWLKEMIQFAWYGFPLSAILGMIIYMGSGEVLYSIFAGAVAIITYFYPWVKMWDARNSLQTQVEKELPIVSIIIWSMAQLGYGIMKIVEELKSEETYSNMKIIKKEKRGSLILLRRKKDEDEEFVKAIPREFLKIHRDFVLFNMPPEEAIVREAKDHPSRVFERLLLGAVSISKSGGSLIEFMNRITVEVMNELKRKWENFGRAASNLGELALLFLLILPLFAIWFAVSSNNPVYGTDSVTFFMIPLIGFGLYMYLSFSAPPEEVKIKGDLKKGVIALAVSLVVLVILSIFKIIEPSGQLLWVFFEVHVLSFSFFYGYPVYQRIRAKNEAEEKLPIFVRSIAELIRSTGDNLYNALRKLNEGDLISSSLVKVTTFGKVIDDTISRYLTALVTAGTFEPKTDSWMLNTVFKNLMEMDKQGVLKYNVFTRLAEITDAYYDAIMAKKRGLYTFIGASILAPAIMAGVIIMTVYVLHSIAGLVQIPNLEIQNANGIAVPSGITGLLNFFLAFINVGNYVNQMLPTLELMIAETGVIFGILYAKSADGTIKNTFRIVQVSIVAVISIIIMQIALAYVVHLPNLFT, from the coding sequence ATGAAGCCAGAGGTATCGTTTAAAATAAGTCCAATAAACTTTCCATTTACTTTAATTATAAGCATAATAGCTTTAGCTCTAACTTTAGTGTCATTTAAGATATATATCATGAATGCCCAATATCTACAAAGTCTCCTATTAGGTTTATCATCATACTCCGCCGTAATTACAAGTTACAATTATAAGCATAGATATGATGACTATCTTGAGAAGATAATTATCCCGCTAGTAGAGAAAGCTAAAGTAATAGAGGATCCAAACAACTGGCTTAAAGAAATGATTCAGTTTGCATGGTACGGTTTCCCATTATCAGCTATTCTAGGTATGATAATTTATATGGGAAGTGGGGAGGTCTTATATTCAATATTCGCTGGGGCTGTAGCAATAATCACTTACTTCTATCCTTGGGTAAAAATGTGGGATGCTAGGAACTCTCTTCAAACTCAAGTAGAGAAGGAATTGCCTATTGTCTCTATAATAATTTGGAGCATGGCTCAATTAGGCTACGGAATTATGAAAATAGTTGAGGAATTAAAATCGGAAGAAACTTACAGTAATATGAAGATCATCAAAAAAGAGAAAAGAGGTTCGCTTATTCTTTTAAGAAGAAAAAAAGATGAAGACGAAGAGTTTGTAAAGGCCATACCAAGAGAATTTCTCAAGATACATAGGGATTTTGTCTTATTTAACATGCCGCCAGAGGAGGCGATAGTTAGAGAGGCTAAAGATCACCCGTCCAGAGTATTTGAAAGACTACTGCTAGGTGCAGTTTCAATATCTAAAAGTGGGGGCAGCTTAATTGAGTTTATGAACAGAATTACAGTTGAGGTAATGAACGAACTTAAAAGAAAATGGGAGAACTTTGGAAGAGCTGCGTCTAACCTGGGTGAGTTAGCATTATTATTCTTATTAATACTCCCGCTCTTTGCAATATGGTTTGCCGTATCGTCTAATAACCCAGTTTATGGTACTGATAGTGTTACGTTCTTTATGATCCCGTTAATAGGGTTTGGGCTTTATATGTATCTCTCATTCAGTGCACCACCCGAAGAAGTAAAGATAAAAGGGGATTTGAAAAAGGGAGTAATTGCATTGGCAGTTTCATTAGTAGTATTGGTAATTCTGTCGATTTTCAAAATAATTGAACCTTCTGGGCAACTCTTATGGGTTTTCTTTGAAGTCCATGTCCTTTCATTCTCGTTCTTTTACGGTTATCCGGTTTATCAAAGAATTAGGGCAAAAAATGAGGCTGAAGAAAAGTTGCCTATATTTGTCAGGTCAATAGCAGAGCTTATCAGAAGTACCGGAGATAATTTATATAACGCACTGAGAAAGCTTAATGAAGGTGATCTGATTTCTTCAAGTCTAGTTAAAGTTACAACGTTCGGAAAGGTTATTGATGATACGATCTCCCGTTATTTAACTGCCTTAGTTACCGCAGGAACTTTCGAGCCTAAGACTGATTCATGGATGCTTAATACAGTATTTAAGAATTTGATGGAAATGGATAAACAAGGCGTACTTAAGTATAATGTATTTACTCGATTAGCAGAGATTACTGATGCTTACTATGATGCTATTATGGCTAAGAAGAGAGGCCTCTATACCTTCATTGGAGCATCGATATTAGCTCCAGCAATTATGGCTGGTGTTATAATAATGACAGTTTACGTACTCCATAGTATTGCCGGTCTGGTCCAGATTCCAAACCTAGAAATACAGAATGCTAACGGAATTGCAGTACCCTCTGGAATAACTGGGCTTTTAAACTTCTTCCTCGCGTTTATAAATGTTGGGAACTATGTGAACCAAATGCTACCTACACTAGAGTTAATGATTGCTGAAACTGGCGTAATTTTTGGGATATTATATGCTAAATCTGCAGATGGAACGATAAAGAATACTTTCAGAATAGTTCAAGTTTCTATAGTTGCAGTAATTAGCATAATAATCATGCAGATAGCATTAGCCTATGTAGTACATTTACCTAACTTGTTCACATAA